The genome window GGCGATCGCGACCGCTTCGTGGATCTCCAGATGCAGGTAGGAGACGGCGACGGTGACGAGCGTCAGCACCATCAGGGTGGCGAACACCATGATGTACGTGCGGACGTGCTTGTCGATCTCGGCCGGGTCGTGGGCGGCGTGAGCCGCGTGACTGTCGCTCATGCGCGTCTCCTTAGAGCAGATACAGGATCGGGAAGAGGAAGATCCACACCAGGTCGACGAAGTGCCAGAAGAGTCCGGAGTACTCGACGCGGTGTCCGAGCAGCTCGCGATCGTGGTCCCAGTAGCTCGGTGCGGCGAAGAGGAAGTAGGCGTTGGTGATCATGCCGCCGATCACGTGCAGGCCGTGCAAGCCCGTCATGATGAAGTAGATGGCGAGGAAGTTGTTGGTGCTCGGCAAGAGGTGGTGCTCGAACTTCGCCGAGTACTCGACGTACTTGATGCCGAGGAAGCAGAATCCGAGGAGCACCGTGGCGCCGAGAAACATGCGGTATGCGCCGAAGTCGTTCCGCATGAGCGACGCCCATGCCATGACCATCGTGACCGACGAGGTGATCAGCACGATCGTGTTCACGGTCGCGAGCGGGACGTTCAGGATCGACGAGCCGTGCGGCCATTCGACCGCGGTCGTGCGCAGCACGATGTAGCTCGCGAAGAAGGCGCCGAAGAGCATCACTTCCGAGGCGAGGAAGCACCAGATGCCGATCTTGCCGTTGGTGAGGCCCGTGTCGGGCCGCGCCTCGGTGATGTAGGGAATCAGCTCCTGGGACATCGCTCAGGCCTCCTGCGCTTGCGGACGGAAGTCGGCGTGGTAGCCGTGCGGGCTGTAGTCGTACGGGCCCCGGTACACGACCGGATCGTGGAGGAAGTTGCCGTGCGGCGGCGGCGAGGGCGCCTCCCACTCGAGGGTCGTCGCCTTCCAGGGGTTCTTGTCGACGGCTTTTCCGCCGCGGATGCTCCAGAAGAAGTTGAGGATGAAGAGGATCTGGGCGGCGCCCATGATCCACGCCGCCCAGGACGACACGCCGTTCAGCCAGAGCACGTGCTGCCCGTGGGCGTAGCTCGCCCCGCCGTCGTAGAGCCGGCGCGAGACGCCGGCGAGGCCGATCCAGAACATCGGCATGAACACGCCGTTCATGCAGAGGAAGGTCAGCCAGAAGTGCAGCTTGCCGAGCGTCTCGTTCATCACGCGCCCGGTCGCCTTCGGGAACCAGTAGTAGATGCCCGCGAAGAAGGCCATGACGGTGCCCGGCGCCACGACGTAATGGAAGTGGCCGATCACGTAGTACGTGTCGTGGAGGTGGATGTCCGAGGAGGTCAGGCCGAGCGGTAGGCCCGTGAGGCCGCCGATCCCGAACATCGGCAGGAACGCGAGGGCGAAGAGCATGGGCGTCGTGTAGCGGATCGACCCGCCCCAGAGGGACAGGAAGAGCGCGGTCAGGACGACGACCGACGGCACCGAGATGATCATCGTCGTCGTCTGGAAGAAGGCCGCGATCGCGGACCCCATGCCCGTCATGAACATGTGGTGCGCCCAGACGATGAACGACATGAAGCCGAGGAAGATGATCGAGTAGACCATCGCGGTGTAGCCCCAGAGCGGCTTCCGGGTGTTGTTCGCGAGCACCTCCGCGACGATGCCCATGGCCGGGAGGATCAGGACGTAGACCTCGGGATGGGCGAGGAACCAGAAGAGGTGCTGCCAGAGGAGCGGGTTGCCGCCGCCCGCCACGTTCAGCGGCGCGCCGCTGATGACGAGGCCGCTCGGCAGGAAGAAGCTCGAGCCCGCGATACGATCCATGAGCTGCAGGAGGGCGCCCACCTCGAGCGGGGGGAACGCCAGCAGCAGCAGGAAGGACGTCACGAACTGCGCCCACACGAAGAAGGGGAAGCGCCAGAAGCTCATCCCCATGGTGCGGAGCTGGATGGTCGTGACGATGAAGTTGATCGCGCCGAGCAGCGACGACGTGATGATGAAGATCATCGCCACGATCCAGCCGGTCTGGCCGGGGTTGATGTTCGCGAGCGGCGAGTACGAGGTCCAGCCCGACTGCGCGGCGCCGCCCGGAAGGAAGAAGGTCGCGAGCATCATCACGCCGCCCACGAAAAAGAACTGGTAGCTCATCATGTTGAGGCGCGGGAACGCCATGTCCTTGGCGCCGATCTGGAGCGGCAGCACGTAGTTGCCGAAGCCGCCGACGCCGAGGGGCACGACGCCGAGGAAGACCATGATCGTGCCGTGCATGGCGCCGAGCTCATTGTAGAAGTCGGGCGTCATGACCCCGCCCGGCATGCGCGCCTCGCCGAACCAGGAGCCGATGAGCGGCAGCGGCTGGCCCGGATAGGCGAGCTGCCAGCGCATCAGCATCATCAGCGTGAAGCCGAACATCAGGAAGAAGAGCGCGGTCACGGCGTACTGGATCCCGATCGTCTTGTGGTCGGTCGAGAACACGTACGTGCCGAGGAACCCGGGCGCGTGATGGCCGTGCCCGTCGTCGTGCGCCTCCGCGTGCTCGCGGGCGGGGGAGTCGTGTCGTGCGTCCATGCGATCCGCTCCTGTTCCCTGAGTCGGGCGGGGCGCCCGCGTCCGCCGCGGACGCCCCGCATCGACCACGTGCTCAGTTGCCGCCGGGGGCGCTGAACTTGAAGTCGACCGTCTTGCTCTCGCCGTCGGCGACCGTGACCTTCTCGACCTTGGAGCCGAGCTTTTCGTGCCAGGCCTCGATCTCGTAGGTGCCGGCGGGGAGGTCGCCGTCGAGCTTGTACTTGCCGTCCTCCTTGGTGACCGCGAAGTACGGGTGCTCGAAGATCGAGACGTGCGCGGTCATCCACGGGTGGACGTCGCACTTCACCTGGAACGGCGTCACCTCCACCTTGTCGAACGTGTGCTCGGCGCTCTTGCGGGTCGCCGGCATCGCCATGTTGAACTGGCCGTTCACCTTCGGGAGCGCGTGGACGTTGTGGAGCACGCCGTCCGAGTTCAGCACCTTGAGCGGCTGGCCGACCTGCAACGCGAACACGTGCGGCTTGTACTGACAGCCGCTCTGATCCATCACGAACGCCTCTTTCGGCGCGGGGTACGTCTTGCCCGCCGGAAGGCCGCTCTTCACCGACACGATGATGTTGCCCATCGTGTTGCCGGAGCCGAGCACGAGCATCTCGTTGGCGACCGGGCTCGAGTGTTTCGCGGCGCACGCCGGGTCGGCGTCCATGGCGAGCGGCTTCAGGTTGGGAACTTTGCCTTCGTACGTGATGGTGCCGGTGACGGTGGCGCCGGCGAAAGCCGTCGACGCGGCAAGAGCAACGAGCAGCCCGCTGGCGATGAGCAGCCCACCGGCCAGGCCGCGCCCGAACATCTTCGAATGACCCATGTGATCCTCCTCGAGAGAAGTGTGAAGGGTGAAGCTCAGACGTTTTCGAACGAAAGCGATTCGGAGAGCCGCGGATCCCCGAGGGGCACCAGTGCCCGCCGGCTCGATACCCACCCGATCGCCGCGAGGAAGACGCCGCCGACCGCGCAGAACGCGCCGACGTCGATCAGCCCGAGCCGCGCGCCTTCGTGGTGCAGCACCGGCATGACGGCCCAGTGGAGATCGAGGAAATGCATCGACAGCTGCCACACCGCCGCGACGACGAGCAGGCCGGAATTGCGCTTCACGGCTCGGGGCATGAGGAAGAAGAAGGGGACGAGGAAGTGCCCGCCGGCGAGGAGCACGCCGATCGACTGCCACGATCCGACCTGCCGCTTCATGTAGTAGATCGTCTCCTCGGGGACGTTCGCATACCAGATCAGGAAGTACTGGGAGAAGGCGATGTAGGTCCAGAAGATCGTGAAGCCGAAGAGCAGCTTGCCGACGTCGTGCAGGTGCTCGACCGTGACGACGCCGCGAAGCGCGCCCTGCGCGTAGGCGAAGTGGACCAGGAGGATCACGAAGGAGAAGATCGCGACGACCGCCCCCGAGAAGAAGTAGACGCCGTACATCGTCGAGTACCATGCGGGCTCGAGGGACATCATCCAGTCGATCGCGGCGAAGCTCGTGGTGAGCGCGAAGACGACGATGCCGATCGGCGCGGCTCCGCGCAGACGCGCGCTGATCCGCTCGTCGCCGCTCTGGTCCTGTTTCTGCGACTGGGTGGAGAAGAAGATCGCGAGGACGCTCCACGCCGTGAAGTAGAAGATCGCGCGGAGGAACCAGAAGCCCTCGTTCAGGAAGGGCGCCTTCCCTTGGAGGAGCGGGCTCTTGGCGACCTCCTCCGGACGGGTCCACTCGTAGAGCTCGTGGCGTCCGAGCCAGATCGGGACGAAGAGGAGCGCGAAGACGGGCAGCGTCGCCATGACGTTCTCGACGACCCGGCGGAGCGACACGCCCCAGGCGGCGCGGGTCACGGCGAGGGTCAGCACGAAGAAGAGGCCCCCGAGGGCGATGCTGAGGAAGTACAGATAGGCGACCAGCCAGGAGAAATAGAACTGCGGGGTGCCGCCCGCGAGCCCGGCCGACACGCCGGTCCCGATGATCGCCAGCGCCGCCCCGGCGCCCGTCAGCCGCGCGAACGCGCGGCCGCCGTGCCGGGCGGGGTCGATCGCGACCGGCGGAGCGTGGCTCACGAGGCCGCGCCCTCGCGCCGGCGCACCAGCTGGACACGCGTCGCGCCGGTGCCGCTGAGCAGCCGCTCGGTGGCCGCCGCGTCGAACTTCGGATCCCAGGCCTCTACCGAGATGAAGAATCCGTCGTCGGTGACCTTCTCGAAGCGCTCGGCGCCGAAGAGGGGATGGAAGAGCATCGGCAGCTTGTTGAAGGCGAACATGCCGAAGACCGTCGCCAGGGCCGCGAGGAGCACGCCGCACTCGAACGTGATCGGCACGTAGGGCTGCCAGTTGAAGAGCGGCTTGCCGCTGATGACCATCGGGTAGGCGATCGCGTTCGCCCAGAGCTGGAGCGCCATCCCGCCGACCGCGCCGCCGACGCCGAAGGTGAGGGCCACGTAGGGGAGGCGCGAGCGCCCGAGCCCCATCGCCTTCTCGATGCCGTGGACCGGGAAGGGCGAGTGGGCGTCCCATTTTTCGTAGCCCGCGTCGCGGACCTTCTCGCAGGCGCGGAAGAGCGCGCCCGCCGAGTCGTACTCGGCGAGGAGGCCGAAGTAGTCGCCTTCCGGGAAGAGCCGCGGAACGAGGCCCATCAGCGCGCGCCCTCCGGTGCGAGCCGGCCGGCTATCGCCGGCGTCGCGTGACGCCCGCCCGCGTGGTGCGGGTCGGCCGCGGGCAGCACGGACTTCACCTCGGCCGCGGCGACCACCGGCAGGAAGCGGACGAACAGGCAGAACATCGTGAAGAAGAGGCCGAAGCTTCCGATCAGCAGCATCACGTCCCAGATCGTCGGGTAGAACATGCCCCACGACGACGGCAAGAAATCGCGGTGGAGCGACGTCACGATGATGACGAAGCGCTCGAACCACATGCCGATGTTCACGAAGATCGAGACGATGAAGTGGATGACGATGCTGGTGCGGGCGCGCTTGAACCAGAAGACCTGGGGCGAGAGCACGTTGCAGGTGATCATCGTCCAGTAGGCCCACCAGTACGGCCCGAAGGCGCGGTTGATGAAGGTGAACTGCTCGTAGGGGTTCCGGCTGAACCACGCGATGAAGAACTCCATCGCGTAGGCGTAGCCGACGATCGACCCCGTCAGGAGCATGATCCGCGCCATGCGGTCGAAGTGGAACGCCGTGAGAATGTGCTCGAGGCCGAGCGCCTTGCGGGTGATCACCATCAGCGTGACCACCATCGCGAAGCCGGAGAAGATGGCGCCCGCGACGAAGTACGGCGGGAAGATCGTCGTGTGCCAGCCAGGGAGCTGCGCGACCGCGAAGTCCATCGAGACGATCGAGTGCACGGAGAGCACGAGCGGCGTCGCGATGCCCGCGAGGATGAGGTACGCCATCTCGTAGTGCTGCCAGTTGCGCGCCGAGCCGCGCCAGCCGAGCGCGAAGAAGCCGTACGCGTAGCGGCGGATCTTGGTGGTGGCGCGGTCGCGCAGCGTCGCGAGATCCGGGATGAGGCCGACGTACCAGAAGAGCGCCGACACCGTGCCGTAGGTCGAGACCGCGAAGAAGTCCCAGAGGAGCGGGCTCCGGAAACCGGGCCACGTGCCCATCTGGTTCGGAAGCGGCGCCATCCAGTACGCGAGCCACGGGCGGCCGATGTGGATGCCCGGGAAGAGGAGCGCGCACATGACGGCGAAGATCGTCATCGCTTCCGCGGCGCGGTTGATCGACGTGCGCCACTTCTGCCGGAAGAGGAACAGGACCGCGGAGATCAGCGTGCCGGCGTGGCCGATGCCGATCCAGAAGACGAAGTTCGTGATGTCGAACGCCCACCCGACCGGCTGATTGAGGCCCCAGATCCCGATGCCCTCCCACACCAGCCAGGCGACGGAAAGGCCGAGGAGGCCCAGCATGGCGAGCGACGGCAGGAAGAAGAACCACCACGCGAGCGGCGTGGCGCGCTCCGCGGGTCGTGCGACGGCTTCGGTGATGGAGTGGAAATCGTGTCCGCCGAGGATCAGGGGAGCCCGGCCGACGACTGGTTCGTGGGAGACGTTGTCAATGACTTCCATCATGACGAACCGATGACCGCGCGTAGCACTACAAAAACATTCGGCCGAGGGTCAAGAGTTTCTCACGGCGTGCTTCTCATCGTGCGCGCGATGCCTCGTGCTCGCGCGCTTCCTTCAGCACGTGCTGCGCGCGGTGGAACACCTCGTCGATGCCGCGTTCGTCGGTGTCGTAGTAGCCGCGCACGTGACCGGTTTCGTCGACGAGCACGACCTTCGTCGTGTGCGGGATGTCGCCGTTCGCGAGCGCGGCGGTGTCGAGGCCCGGCACCTTGAACCCGGACACCAGGAGCGCGTGCAGGCGCTCGCGTGACCCGGTGAGGAGCGTCCAGCGGGCCGGATCGACGCCGTAGCGCGGCTCGGCGGCGCGCAGGACCTCGGGCGTGTCGCGCTCGGGGTCGACGGTGATGCTGACGAGGCGGACGTCCGCGACGCCACCCTCGGCGAAGCGCCGCTGGAGGTCCGCCATGCGGGCCATGACGAGCGGGCACACCGACGGACAATGGGTGAAGAAGAAGCTCGCGACCCAGACCGTGCCGGCGAGCTCTGGCGTGCCGAAGGGCCTTCCCGAGGCGTCCACCAGCGTGAACGCGGGGAGCTCGCCGAGGACCGGCGGCGGCTTCGGCTCGTAGCGCAGGAACGGGCGCAGCAGCGTCACCGTGACGCAGCCGACCACGAAGGCCAGGACGTAGGGGTTGCGCCAGAGCGGCGCACGCGCTCGGGGCTCCATCAGGCGCGCGTCAGCTTCTCGAGGACGGCGGCGTACTTGTACTGCCGGAGGTTCTGGCGGGCGTTCAGGAGGATGAGGACGATCAGGGCGATCCGGGCGCCGAGCGGGAAGGAGGGGTCGTGGAGGCGTGCCCACCCGTAGAAGAGGGCGAGACCGGCCGCGATCACGACCCCGGCGATCGCGAGTGTCCGGAACACCCGCTTCCGGCGCACGGCCCGCGCGGCGAAGGCGCGCTCGGCGTCGTTCAGGGGACCGATCGCGTGCGCCTCCGTCATGGGGCGAGCTTCTGGCAGACCACCCGACGCATTGCCAGCCGGGATCGATGGCGATGACCGATGTCGTCCGAGACGGTGATTCTTGACCTCTTCGCGCCGCCTGCGCTACAGCACGCCGCGAATGCTGCGCGGCTGATCCCTGAGCAGAGCAGAGCGAACGTCAACGGAAGTCCTCAGACCGCGCGAGTCTTCGGGCGGGGAGTCGGGTGCAGGCCGGTGGCGCAAATATTTCCCGAGCGGGCGAACAACCTACCTCTGGCGGTGGCGGTCGGCGCTCCGCTCGGCCTGCTCGGCGTCGTGGCGTTCGTCTGGTACTTCTTCTCGCCCTGGTACACGCAGGTCGGGTATCAGCCGCATCAGCCCGTCGCGTATAGCCACAAGCTCCACGCCGGCGACATGGAGATCAACTGCCGCTACTGCCACGCGGCGGTCGAGACGTCCGCGGTCGCGTCCGTCCCGCCGACGCAGGTGTGCATGAACTGCCACCAGCTCGCGAAGAAGGACAGCCCGCTCCTCCAGCCGATCCGCGACAGCGTGACGAGCCATCAGCCGATGGAGTGGGTGCGGATCCACGAGCTCGCCGACTACGTCTACTTCAACCACGCGGCGCACCTGCACGCGGGGGTGGGGTGTGTCGAGTGTCACGGCCGGATCGACCAGATGGAAGTGGTCCGCCAGGAACAGCCGCTCAGCATGGGCTGGTGCCTCGAGTGCCACCGCGACCCGGGGCCGCACCTTCGACCGCCGGATCAGGTGACGAACATGCGGTGGACGCCGTCGGCCACCCATGCCGAGCTCGCCGCGCGATGGATCTCCGAGCGCAAGATCGCGCCGCCGACCGATTGCTGGGGGTGTCATCGGTGAGCGACTACTGGCGAAGTCTCGGCGGGCGCGAGGGCTCGTCCGAGTTCGAGGCGAGCCGGCATCGCGAGTTTCCGCAAGGCGCGGCCGATGCGCCGGACGGCATCAGCCGGCGCGCCATGCTCGGACTCATGGGCGCAACGCTGTCGCTCTCCGGGCTGGCGGCGTGCCGCCGTCCGGTCGAGAAGATCGTCCCGTACGTCCAGGCGCCGGAGGACATGTTGCCCGGGATCCCGCTCCGGTACGCCACGACGATGCCTTTCCGCGGCAACGCGCTCGGGCTCCTCGTCGTCAGCAACGACGGTCGTCCGACGAAGGTCGAAGGCAACGAGCTCCACCCGGCCACGCGCGGCGCCTCGAACGTCTGGGCGCAGAATGCGATCTACGATCTCTACGATCCCGATCGGGCGCGCGGAGTGCTGCAGGGCGGCGCGCCGAAGGCCTGGAAGGACTTCGTCGACTACTGGGCCGCGCTCGACGCGAAGCTCGTGACCGACGGCGGTGACGGCTTCGCGATCGTGTACGAGCCGTCGACGTCGCCGACCGAGGCCCGCCTCCTCGAGCGCGTCCGGGGCCGCTTCCCACACGCGCGCATCTTCGGGTGGACCCCGCTCGCCGACGAGAATCGCGCCGCGGGTCTCCGGGTCGCGACGGGCGCCGAAGTCGCGCCCGTCTATCAGCTCGATCGGGCGCGCGTGATCCTCGCGCTCGATGCAGATTTCCTCCTCCACGACCCCGACCAGATCCGGCTCGCGCGCGACTTCGCCGCGGGCCGCCGCGATCCGGAGGCGATGAACCGGCTCTACGTCGCCGAGAGCACTCTCACGATCACCGGGATCGCCGCCGACCACCGGCTCGCGATGCCGAGCGGCCGCATCGTGAAACTCATGCTCGCGCTCGCGACCGAGCTCGGCGTGCGCGGCCTCGGCGGCATGGGCGTGAGCGGCTACACCGACGGCATCGACGCCGCGTGGGTGAAGGCCGTCGCGAAGGACCTGAAGGCGAACGCCGGGCAGGGCGTCGTGCTCGTCGGCGCGCTGCAGCCGCCCGAGGTGCACGCCGTGGCCGCGGTGTTGAACGACGCGCTCGGCAACGTCGGCAAGACGGTCTCGTACGTGTCGGCGCCGACCCTCGCGCGCGCCGCCGATCTTCAGGAGCTCGCGGGCGCGCTCGCGAACGGCGAGATCCAGACGCTGATCGTGCTCGGCGGCAATCCCGCCTACGATGCGCCGGCCGATCTCGACCTCGCGGCCAGGATCGCCAAGGTGCCGAACCGGATCCGCTTCGGGAGCCACGTCGACGAGACGTCGGCCGTCTGCGACTGGCACGTGCCGCAGGCGCACTTCCTCGAGAGCTGGGGCGACGCGCGCGCGCTCGGCGGCCCGCTCTCGATTGTGCAGCCGCTGATCGCGCCGCTCTTCGGAGGCCGCAGCACGATCGAGATGCTCGCGCTCTTCGAGACCGGGAAGGAGCAGAGCGGCTACGAGCTCGTGCGCGAGACCTGGAAGCCGATTCTCGGCGACGACTTCGAGCGGCGCTGGGAGCGCGTGCTCCACGACGGGGTTCTTCCCGACAGCGCGTCGAAGACGGTCGCGCCGACGACCGACACTTCGGCGATCGACAAGCTCGCAAGCGTCGGGACGCGCGAGAAGGACGGGGGGCTCGAGCTCGTGTTCCTGCCGTCGAACGTCGTGTGGGACGGGTGCGCGGCGAACAGCGCGTGGCTCCAGGAGCTTCCGGACCCGGTCTCGAAGCTCACCTGGGACAACGCCGCCCTCATGAGCAAGATCGACGCCGACGCGCTCGGCGTCACCGACGGCGACGTGGTGACGCTCGCCGTCGACGGGCGCTCGCTCACGGCGGCGGCGTTGATCCTGCCGGGACAGGCGGCCGGCTCGGTCGGGATCGCGCTCGGCTACGGCCGGACGGCGGCGGGACGCGTCGGCAACGGCGTCGGCTTCGACGCCTACGCTCTCCGGACGATGAAGGCGCTCGGCATCGCGCGCGGGCTGACGGTCGCGAAGGCGGGCGGCCGCCACCCGCTCGCGCTCACCCACGAGCACTGGAGCACCGAGGGCCGCGACATCGTGCGCGAGGAGGACGTGGGCGGCCGCGGCCCCGCGGCCGCGGGCGGGACGCACGGGGACCACGAGGCCAGTGGCCACGGCCACGGGGCCGCGGGTGAGCATCCGCCGCTCGTGTCGCCGTGGCCCGAGCGCACGTACGAGCACGGGCCGCAGTGGGCCATGACGATCGATCTGAGCTCCTGCGTCGGCTGCAACGCGTGCGTCGTCGCCTGCCAGAGCGAGAACAACATCCCGTCCGTCGGCAAGGACCAGGTGGCGCGCGGCCGCGAGATGCACTGGATCCGGGTCGACCGCTACTTCTCCGGCCGGCCCGAGGCGCCCGGGTCGATCGTGTTCCAGCCGGTGCCGTGCATGCACTGCGAGAACGCGCCCTGCGAGCAGGTGTGCCCGGTTGCCGCCACCTCGCACGGGGAGAGCGGGCTCAACGAGATGGTCTACAACCGCTGCATCGGCACGCGGTACTGCTCGAACAACTGCCCCTACAAGGTCCGCCGCTTCAACTTCTACAATTTCACCAAGGACACGCCCGAGACGCTGCAGATGGCGTACAACCCCGACGTCACCGTGCGGGCCCGCGGCATCATGGAGAAGTGCTCGTACTGCGTGCAGCGCCTCTCGCGCGCCGAGCGCGACGCGAAGCTCGCGAACCGTTCGCTCCAGGACGGCGACGCGCGGACGGCGTGCCAGCAGGCGTGCCCCGCGGAGGCGATCCAGTTCGGCGACATGCGCGATCCGGAGAGCAAGGTCGCCGCCTCGAAGGCGTCGCCGCGGCGCTACGACCTCCTGTCCGAGCTCAACACCAAGCCGCGCACCTCGTATCTCTCGCGTCTGCGCAATCCGAACCCGGAGCTCTCGACATGAGCCGCTCGCGCGCGAGAGCGGTCGTCGGGTCCGTGGTCGCGGTGCTCGCCGCGCTCGCCTTGCAGGGGTGCATGCGCGGCTGCAGCTCGAGCGAGCCGCCGGTGCTGATCAACTTCAGCATGTTCAATCAGCCGAAGTACAAGGCGCAGGCGAAGAGCGACTTCTTCTACGACGGCAAGACGATGCGGCAGCCCGTCGCCGGGACGATCGCGCGCGGACACCTCCACGAGGATCCGGCGCTCGCGACCGGCATGGACGCCGAGGGGCAGCCGCTTGCGACGTCGCCGGTGGCGGTCGACGCCGCGCTCCTCGCGCGCGGCGCCGACCGCTACGGCATCTACTGCCAGCCGTGCCACGACGAGCGCGGCGAAGGGAAGGGCGTGCTCGCGGAGCGCGCCAAGGTCCCGACCGCGAACCTCCTTGCCCAGCGCGTCCGGGAGCTCCCGGACGGCGCCATCTTCGACACGGTCACCAACGGCAAGGGCTTGATGGCGGGCTACCGGTATCCGATCACGGCGTCCGATCGCTGGGCGATCATCGCGTACGTCCGCGACATGCAGAAGAAGAACGCGGAGATGGAGGCCGCGAGATGAAGCCGCGCCTCCTGATCGCGGCGGCGATCGTCGTGCTGCTCGGCCTTGGCGGCGCGGTGCGCGTCTACCTCGCGCTCGAGAACCAGGCCTATCACCCGCCGGTGCGCTCGACGAGCGTCGAGTCGGGGGTGCCGCGCGAGCAGGCGCTCGAGGACATCGCCAAGGACCACGAGGCCAAGGCCAAAGCCAAGAAGTACGAGCCGCCGACCTATCGCACGCTGCCGCTCGTCAGCAGCCGGGTGGCGGTCTGGGTGGTGGCGCAGCTCCATCTCATGTTCGCGGCGTTCGTGCTCGCCGTGCCGATGTTCGCGTTCATCATCGAGCTCATCGGCTACTTCAACGGCGACAAACGCTACGACCGCCTCGCCTACGAGTTCACGAAGCTGCTTTCGACGTCGTTCTCCTTCACGGCGAGCTTCGGCGGGTTCCTGACCTTCCTCCTCATCATGCTGTACCCCGCCTTCACGAACTACCTGATGGAGATCTTCTCCTGGACGTTCTTCCCCTACGTCGCGCTGTTCTTCGCGGAGGCCGGATTCCTCTACAGCTACTACTACGGCTGGGGAAAGTTTCATCCGCTGGTGCACCTGTTCCTTGGCCTCGGAATCAACGTCGTCGGAACGCTGATCATGTTCATCGCCGACTCGTGGGCCTCGTTCATGATGACCCCGGGCGGCGTCTCGGACGCCGGCGCGCTCATCGACCCGTGGGCGGCCCTGGACAACTTCACGTGGATGCCGATCAACATCCACCGGTTCATCGGCAACATCGCCTTCGGCGGCTCGGTGGCCGCGGCCTACGCCGCCTGGAAGTTCCTCGGCGCCAAGACCGACGAGGAACGCGCCCACTACGACTGGATGGGCTACATGGGGAACTTCGTCGCGATCAGCGCGTTCCTCCCGCTGCCCTTCGCCGGCTACTACCTGGCGCGCGAGATCTACGGGTACAACCAGGCGCTCGGCATCATGATGATGGGCGGCGCCTTCTCGTGGCTGTTCATCATCCAGGCCGTCCTGATCGGCAACCTCTTCCTCGCCGCGAACTACTATCTCTGGCTCGGGATGGGCCGGATCGAGGGGACGCAGAGCTATCAGCGTTACGTGAAGTACCTGCTCGCCGCGATTGCCGTGTGCTTCGCGGTGTGGGCGACGCCGCGCTCGATCCTGGCGTCCGTGAGCGAGATCAAGGCCATGGGCGGTACGCTGCATCCGGCCCTCGGCGTGCTCGGAGTGATGTCGGCGAAGAACACGGCCGTGAACATCCTCATCCTGACGACGTACGTGAGCTTCCTCTTCTATCGCCGCACCGGGAAGCGGCCGACCGTGGCGTGGGCGGCGCTCGGCAACGCCGCGCAATTCCTGATCTTCTTCGGCGTCTCCGCCTTCGTGATCGCGCTCGGGGTCTACGGCTACTTCGTCGACGCCGCGACCCGCATCGGCCTGTCGATCCCGCAGGTGCTGTCGGTGCTGTTCGCCATGGTCGCCATGACCGTGATCGACGCGTTCCTGCTACGCGGCGCCGAGGAGACCGGCGCGACGCATTGGGGGAAGCTGCCGGCGATCTCGCAGTACGTGCTGATCTTCATCGCCGTCACCTTCACCTGGCTCATGGGCCTGATGGGCTACGTGCGGTCGGGGCTGCGCCAGCACT of Deltaproteobacteria bacterium contains these proteins:
- a CDS encoding cytochrome c oxidase subunit 3 — protein: MSQELIPYITEARPDTGLTNGKIGIWCFLASEVMLFGAFFASYIVLRTTAVEWPHGSSILNVPLATVNTIVLITSSVTMVMAWASLMRNDFGAYRMFLGATVLLGFCFLGIKYVEYSAKFEHHLLPSTNNFLAIYFIMTGLHGLHVIGGMITNAYFLFAAPSYWDHDRELLGHRVEYSGLFWHFVDLVWIFLFPILYLL
- a CDS encoding cbb3-type cytochrome c oxidase subunit I, which gives rise to MDARHDSPAREHAEAHDDGHGHHAPGFLGTYVFSTDHKTIGIQYAVTALFFLMFGFTLMMLMRWQLAYPGQPLPLIGSWFGEARMPGGVMTPDFYNELGAMHGTIMVFLGVVPLGVGGFGNYVLPLQIGAKDMAFPRLNMMSYQFFFVGGVMMLATFFLPGGAAQSGWTSYSPLANINPGQTGWIVAMIFIITSSLLGAINFIVTTIQLRTMGMSFWRFPFFVWAQFVTSFLLLLAFPPLEVGALLQLMDRIAGSSFFLPSGLVISGAPLNVAGGGNPLLWQHLFWFLAHPEVYVLILPAMGIVAEVLANNTRKPLWGYTAMVYSIIFLGFMSFIVWAHHMFMTGMGSAIAAFFQTTTMIISVPSVVVLTALFLSLWGGSIRYTTPMLFALAFLPMFGIGGLTGLPLGLTSSDIHLHDTYYVIGHFHYVVAPGTVMAFFAGIYYWFPKATGRVMNETLGKLHFWLTFLCMNGVFMPMFWIGLAGVSRRLYDGGASYAHGQHVLWLNGVSSWAAWIMGAAQILFILNFFWSIRGGKAVDKNPWKATTLEWEAPSPPPHGNFLHDPVVYRGPYDYSPHGYHADFRPQAQEA
- a CDS encoding TonB-dependent receptor; its protein translation is MGHSKMFGRGLAGGLLIASGLLVALAASTAFAGATVTGTITYEGKVPNLKPLAMDADPACAAKHSSPVANEMLVLGSGNTMGNIIVSVKSGLPAGKTYPAPKEAFVMDQSGCQYKPHVFALQVGQPLKVLNSDGVLHNVHALPKVNGQFNMAMPATRKSAEHTFDKVEVTPFQVKCDVHPWMTAHVSIFEHPYFAVTKEDGKYKLDGDLPAGTYEIEAWHEKLGSKVEKVTVADGESKTVDFKFSAPGGN
- a CDS encoding quinol:cytochrome C oxidoreductase; the encoded protein is MSHAPPVAIDPARHGGRAFARLTGAGAALAIIGTGVSAGLAGGTPQFYFSWLVAYLYFLSIALGGLFFVLTLAVTRAAWGVSLRRVVENVMATLPVFALLFVPIWLGRHELYEWTRPEEVAKSPLLQGKAPFLNEGFWFLRAIFYFTAWSVLAIFFSTQSQKQDQSGDERISARLRGAAPIGIVVFALTTSFAAIDWMMSLEPAWYSTMYGVYFFSGAVVAIFSFVILLVHFAYAQGALRGVVTVEHLHDVGKLLFGFTIFWTYIAFSQYFLIWYANVPEETIYYMKRQVGSWQSIGVLLAGGHFLVPFFFLMPRAVKRNSGLLVVAAVWQLSMHFLDLHWAVMPVLHHEGARLGLIDVGAFCAVGGVFLAAIGWVSSRRALVPLGDPRLSESLSFENV
- a CDS encoding DUF3341 domain-containing protein, with translation MGLVPRLFPEGDYFGLLAEYDSAGALFRACEKVRDAGYEKWDAHSPFPVHGIEKAMGLGRSRLPYVALTFGVGGAVGGMALQLWANAIAYPMVISGKPLFNWQPYVPITFECGVLLAALATVFGMFAFNKLPMLFHPLFGAERFEKVTDDGFFISVEAWDPKFDAAATERLLSGTGATRVQLVRRREGAAS
- the nrfD gene encoding polysulfide reductase NrfD, with translation MEVIDNVSHEPVVGRAPLILGGHDFHSITEAVARPAERATPLAWWFFFLPSLAMLGLLGLSVAWLVWEGIGIWGLNQPVGWAFDITNFVFWIGIGHAGTLISAVLFLFRQKWRTSINRAAEAMTIFAVMCALLFPGIHIGRPWLAYWMAPLPNQMGTWPGFRSPLLWDFFAVSTYGTVSALFWYVGLIPDLATLRDRATTKIRRYAYGFFALGWRGSARNWQHYEMAYLILAGIATPLVLSVHSIVSMDFAVAQLPGWHTTIFPPYFVAGAIFSGFAMVVTLMVITRKALGLEHILTAFHFDRMARIMLLTGSIVGYAYAMEFFIAWFSRNPYEQFTFINRAFGPYWWAYWTMITCNVLSPQVFWFKRARTSIVIHFIVSIFVNIGMWFERFVIIVTSLHRDFLPSSWGMFYPTIWDVMLLIGSFGLFFTMFCLFVRFLPVVAAAEVKSVLPAADPHHAGGRHATPAIAGRLAPEGAR